One window from the genome of Halobellus ruber encodes:
- a CDS encoding MFS transporter, whose product MSAATGFKQGIREHLGQFSLHVLLVFATGLTIGSERTVVPVLGEDVLGVESFLVIGSFVVSFGFVKALLNLYAGKWGEEYGRKPVLVLGWVTALPLPIILIFAPSWGWITVGNVLLGVNQALTWSMAINAKIDLAGADQRGLAVGIDEAFGYTGVAVGAWITGVIAGQSSLRPEPFYFLAVVVVLAFLISIFLIRETVQYARAEADDDHHDANLPFNEVLKRATYGDKTLFAAAQAGHIENFVDTLFWIAVPLYLVSQGLGIAAVGVVVGVHSAMYFLQIATGGLADRIGRRPPVVSGMFLAGGGVLGMGLVEGYLPWAVLAAVSGVGMALLYPNLMTVPGDAAHPTWRSAGMGVYRMWRDSGYGVGAILIGLSMEFVNVEAAFYVTALLMFLSGAIVYVWMEETHPEFGTHEPPAPATEQPAETVAQD is encoded by the coding sequence ATGAGTGCGGCAACCGGGTTCAAGCAAGGAATCCGCGAACACCTCGGACAGTTCTCACTGCACGTCCTGCTGGTGTTCGCTACCGGGTTGACTATCGGGTCCGAACGCACGGTCGTCCCCGTTCTGGGAGAGGACGTCCTCGGCGTCGAGTCGTTCCTCGTGATCGGCTCGTTCGTCGTCTCCTTTGGCTTCGTCAAGGCGCTTCTCAACCTCTATGCGGGTAAATGGGGTGAGGAATACGGTCGGAAGCCGGTGCTCGTCCTCGGCTGGGTGACGGCTCTCCCACTGCCCATCATCCTGATTTTCGCTCCCAGTTGGGGATGGATCACGGTCGGAAACGTCCTGCTGGGAGTCAACCAGGCGTTGACCTGGAGTATGGCGATCAACGCGAAGATCGATCTCGCAGGCGCCGACCAGCGGGGGTTGGCCGTCGGCATCGACGAGGCGTTCGGCTACACTGGCGTCGCTGTCGGCGCGTGGATCACCGGAGTTATCGCTGGCCAGTCGAGTCTACGGCCCGAGCCGTTCTACTTTCTCGCGGTCGTCGTCGTGCTGGCGTTCCTTATCTCGATCTTCCTGATCAGGGAGACCGTCCAGTACGCCCGAGCCGAAGCTGACGACGATCACCACGACGCGAACTTGCCGTTTAACGAGGTGCTGAAGCGAGCGACCTACGGCGACAAGACGCTGTTCGCGGCAGCCCAGGCGGGTCACATCGAAAACTTCGTCGACACGCTGTTCTGGATCGCCGTTCCGCTGTATCTGGTGAGTCAAGGCCTCGGTATCGCTGCCGTCGGGGTCGTGGTCGGCGTCCACAGCGCGATGTACTTCCTTCAGATCGCAACCGGCGGGCTGGCGGATCGTATCGGTCGTCGGCCGCCCGTCGTCTCGGGAATGTTCCTCGCAGGGGGCGGCGTCCTCGGAATGGGTCTCGTCGAGGGATACCTTCCGTGGGCCGTACTGGCCGCAGTCTCCGGAGTTGGAATGGCGTTGTTGTATCCGAACCTGATGACCGTTCCCGGCGACGCTGCTCACCCGACGTGGCGGTCGGCAGGTATGGGTGTCTACCGAATGTGGCGCGATTCCGGCTACGGCGTCGGGGCGATCCTGATCGGCCTCTCGATGGAGTTCGTCAACGTCGAAGCCGCCTTCTATGTGACGGCACTCCTGATGTTTCTGTCAGGTGCGATCGTGTACGTCTGGATGGAAGAGACCCACCCCGAGTTCGGGACGCACGAGCCGCCCGCACCTGCGACAGAGCAGCCGGCCGAAACGGTTGCTCAAGACTAG
- a CDS encoding SDR family NAD(P)-dependent oxidoreductase: MEDFTDQTTVVTGGGGSNIGREVSRLLASKGAEVVIVDKDQETSQETVDIIESDGGNATFVEANLRDVREISAVVDEVADEFGPIDVLVNNAGGASGLRLDQIDEAEFDYNVETNLKSAFFVTKAALPQLVANGGGSVVYVSSINALLGGFSEVAYSISNVGLHALARCLTADYADDGVRFNVVCPGSVIGDSGTWNEREREDPGTKQRIHELYPMGRYGDPEDIAEVISFLSSDRASWISGVVLPVDGGLTATGSLPGGRWWENI; this comes from the coding sequence ATGGAAGATTTCACGGACCAGACTACGGTCGTAACCGGGGGAGGGGGCTCAAATATCGGGAGGGAGGTTTCCCGCCTGCTCGCGAGCAAGGGCGCCGAAGTGGTCATCGTCGACAAGGATCAGGAGACGTCTCAAGAGACAGTTGACATAATTGAGAGCGATGGCGGCAATGCGACGTTTGTTGAGGCAAATCTGAGGGATGTCAGGGAGATCTCGGCGGTCGTGGATGAAGTCGCGGACGAGTTCGGACCGATCGACGTCTTAGTGAACAACGCGGGAGGGGCGTCGGGACTCCGACTGGACCAAATCGATGAGGCGGAGTTCGACTACAACGTTGAGACCAATCTCAAATCCGCGTTCTTCGTCACCAAGGCTGCACTGCCGCAACTCGTTGCTAATGGGGGCGGGAGCGTCGTGTATGTCTCAAGCATCAACGCGTTGCTTGGCGGGTTCAGCGAAGTGGCATATTCGATCTCCAATGTAGGCCTCCACGCACTCGCTCGGTGTCTTACTGCAGACTACGCTGATGACGGCGTTCGATTCAACGTCGTCTGCCCAGGTTCCGTTATCGGCGATTCCGGCACTTGGAACGAGCGGGAGCGTGAGGACCCAGGAACGAAACAGCGGATACACGAATTGTATCCGATGGGACGATACGGCGACCCTGAGGATATTGCGGAAGTCATCTCATTCCTGTCTTCGGATCGGGCGTCGTGGATTTCAGGTGTCGTTCTTCCGGTTGATGGTGGACTGACCGCAACAGGAAGCCTCCCGGGTGGTCGCTGGTGGGAGAACATCTGA
- a CDS encoding extracellular solute-binding protein, translating to MTRAGTAALAAAVAGCSTSPAESTPPTRIGSWPPATEAGEIVTRTYYPEWIGWADDAFSDATSISIRAESQPFAWQDRRPFGDGIVGDVRRWWADVRGTSSYDGPRRRVDVVSLQDWRLDSARDLLHPLPVERMPNWEYVRQRFREIDFHRSDGDVYGVPIEATIAGLTYDADRFDDPPDSWELLFDSEFSGRAVCTDPLRFPHIAAQYLGQDPRSPDDFEAIRELLETHHSRLVAQSDGGESTAVEEFFVSDAEAIEAFASGRAVIGSVGMEPMYAARFERGLPIDYTAPAEGALFSAFFFGVPVESPHPFAATRFVDWALRPSSAAELAAREGFMPTVGARTELPDEVASFFEWPEAWSLRYDDPRTTDEVEIEYSELLRDIYGLF from the coding sequence GTGACACGTGCGGGAACGGCGGCCCTCGCGGCTGCCGTCGCCGGGTGTTCGACGAGTCCGGCCGAGTCGACGCCGCCGACGCGGATCGGTTCGTGGCCCCCCGCCACCGAGGCGGGCGAGATCGTGACGCGAACGTACTACCCGGAGTGGATCGGGTGGGCCGACGACGCGTTCAGCGACGCGACGTCGATCTCGATCCGAGCCGAGAGCCAGCCGTTCGCGTGGCAGGACAGGCGGCCGTTCGGCGACGGGATCGTCGGGGACGTCCGGCGGTGGTGGGCGGACGTCCGCGGCACGAGCTCGTACGACGGGCCGCGTCGCCGCGTCGACGTGGTATCGTTACAGGATTGGCGGCTCGACTCCGCGCGGGACCTCCTCCACCCGCTTCCGGTCGAGCGGATGCCGAACTGGGAGTACGTCCGGCAGCGGTTCCGGGAGATCGACTTTCACCGGTCCGACGGCGACGTCTACGGCGTCCCGATCGAAGCGACGATCGCCGGGCTGACGTACGACGCCGACCGGTTCGACGACCCGCCGGACTCCTGGGAGCTGCTGTTCGACTCGGAGTTCAGCGGCCGGGCGGTCTGTACCGATCCGCTCCGGTTTCCACACATCGCCGCCCAGTACCTGGGCCAGGATCCCCGCTCGCCCGACGACTTCGAGGCGATCCGGGAACTACTGGAGACACACCACAGCCGGCTCGTCGCGCAGTCGGATGGGGGAGAATCGACGGCCGTCGAGGAGTTCTTCGTCAGCGACGCCGAGGCCATCGAGGCGTTCGCGTCGGGGCGGGCGGTCATCGGGTCGGTCGGAATGGAGCCGATGTACGCCGCTCGGTTCGAGCGCGGTCTGCCGATCGACTACACCGCACCCGCGGAGGGCGCGTTGTTCTCGGCGTTCTTCTTCGGGGTGCCGGTCGAGTCCCCCCACCCGTTTGCGGCCACCCGGTTCGTGGATTGGGCGCTCCGTCCGTCGAGTGCCGCCGAACTCGCCGCCCGGGAGGGGTTTATGCCCACTGTCGGCGCGCGGACCGAACTCCCCGACGAGGTCGCGTCGTTCTTCGAGTGGCCCGAGGCGTGGTCGCTCCGGTACGACGACCCGCGAACGACGGACGAAGTCGAGATCGAATACAGCGAACTGCTACGGGACATCTATGGGCTGTTCTGA
- a CDS encoding DUF7562 family protein has translation MADSRTRSRRSSNVGCIACGKTLPRDDAREYDKYGDRWDREGKDLEDLCKPCHRACCHQPRGGSKELLTRAETEHSPEFVTAYYAPVSEDASTEPRSDG, from the coding sequence ATGGCAGACTCACGCACGCGCAGTCGGAGGTCGTCGAACGTGGGATGTATCGCCTGCGGCAAGACGCTACCACGGGACGACGCTCGCGAATACGACAAGTACGGCGATCGGTGGGATCGGGAGGGGAAGGACCTCGAAGATCTCTGCAAGCCGTGTCACCGGGCGTGTTGCCACCAACCGCGGGGCGGATCGAAGGAACTGCTCACCCGGGCCGAGACCGAACACTCCCCGGAGTTCGTCACGGCGTATTACGCGCCGGTTTCGGAGGACGCGTCGACGGAGCCCCGATCGGACGGGTAG
- a CDS encoding alpha/beta fold hydrolase, with product MDGRQLAYATYGDPEGIPVLVLHGTPGSRRLGSVFDRKANRAGIRILAPDRPGYGRSAAWPEYSVDDAGRVITAVLDDAGVRTAGLVAFSGGAPYALAAARTRPERITRVDVVSGATPPGISEHTPPMQRVLRTLATGTPLVLRGLFRGQAWLAARLDPTFVAAQYTTKERADALPDDVKEVIKADFVEAVARSRRGVVTELRHTATQWGNDLDGVDAEVTFWHGADDANVPVADARRLSAALPTARLHTLSAADHLQALLRSRAEILDAHRS from the coding sequence GTGGACGGTCGGCAACTCGCGTACGCGACGTACGGGGATCCCGAAGGGATCCCGGTCCTCGTCCTCCACGGAACGCCCGGATCCCGCCGGTTGGGATCGGTGTTCGATCGCAAAGCAAACCGGGCCGGGATCCGGATCCTTGCCCCGGATCGACCCGGATACGGACGCTCCGCGGCGTGGCCGGAGTACAGCGTCGACGACGCCGGGAGAGTTATCACGGCTGTCCTCGACGATGCCGGCGTTCGAACTGCCGGACTCGTCGCGTTTTCGGGTGGAGCACCGTACGCACTCGCAGCCGCACGGACACGCCCCGAGCGTATCACCCGCGTCGACGTCGTCTCGGGTGCGACACCGCCGGGAATCAGCGAGCACACGCCGCCGATGCAGCGGGTGCTGCGAACGCTGGCAACGGGCACGCCGCTCGTGCTTCGGGGGCTGTTCCGGGGGCAGGCGTGGCTCGCGGCGCGGCTGGATCCGACGTTCGTGGCGGCGCAGTACACCACGAAAGAGCGCGCCGATGCGCTGCCGGACGACGTGAAGGAGGTCATCAAGGCGGATTTCGTCGAGGCAGTCGCCCGGTCCCGCCGCGGCGTCGTGACCGAACTTCGACACACGGCCACGCAGTGGGGCAACGACCTCGACGGGGTCGACGCGGAGGTGACCTTCTGGCACGGTGCGGACGACGCGAACGTCCCGGTCGCCGACGCCCGGCGGCTCAGCGCGGCACTCCCGACCGCCCGGCTTCACACGCTTTCGGCCGCGGATCACCTGCAGGCGTTGCTCCGGAGTCGGGCCGAGATCCTCGACGCACACCGGTCGTAG
- a CDS encoding helix-turn-helix domain-containing protein has product MSRLVADPGGTYAFLRQEEYEFPAELLDAITEARVIFLPPVVLRESGPVEFEAVGDPPALSAFHERLSEVGDPTIEQVREFDRSPSAARLTDRQQAAVDVAASVGYYDVPRTGSITDVAAELDCSTSTAGELVRKAESRIVRDAVET; this is encoded by the coding sequence ATGAGTCGCCTCGTTGCCGATCCCGGCGGCACGTACGCGTTCCTCCGGCAGGAGGAGTACGAGTTCCCGGCCGAGCTACTGGATGCGATCACGGAGGCGCGGGTGATCTTCCTCCCGCCGGTCGTCCTCCGGGAGTCGGGCCCGGTCGAGTTCGAGGCGGTCGGCGACCCGCCCGCGCTCAGTGCGTTCCACGAGCGGCTCTCGGAGGTGGGCGACCCCACGATCGAACAGGTACGGGAGTTCGACCGGTCCCCGTCGGCAGCACGGCTGACCGACCGACAGCAGGCCGCGGTGGACGTCGCGGCGTCCGTCGGCTACTACGACGTCCCGCGAACAGGCTCGATCACGGACGTTGCGGCCGAACTGGACTGTTCGACGAGCACGGCCGGCGAGCTGGTGCGAAAGGCGGAATCGAGGATCGTCCGGGACGCCGTCGAGACGTAA
- a CDS encoding S8 family serine peptidase produces MRVTRRHLEAVVLAAVVVTAGTGVYVVDRAPTPTATFVGGTASGEQPTRPSVPTRIRALHQRGITGANATVGIVVVTRINADHPELRPRIVERRSFRRDPAGQPRGRHGTAAALTVAAIAPDAELLVATVDTPTDARRAIEWLTARGTDVLLVPATVLGAPGDGTGTVASAVERAADRGTVVVAPTGNLARNHWQGRLTPTRRGLHSFGGDVRMRLLPPVGAGTQAGGRVQARLRWNGSAYPRDLTLELYRSGASGVTRIATSERTRTGSVRVERLDARVRPGDLFVAVRLPNRTVRRFEPLPVRIEVTTRRHRLLNATPAGSVASPATAPSALSVGAAAPDDAGLAPYSSRGPTPDGRRGVDVVAPPTVWAGPRDGTSAAAAYAAGAAALIISEADTSSPERVITLLCDTAVDVPPAGADAESGYGRLNATGAVERIEAPKGRTEDSQPRTKPHTRC; encoded by the coding sequence GTGCGAGTGACGCGACGGCACCTCGAAGCGGTCGTCCTGGCGGCGGTCGTCGTCACCGCCGGGACCGGCGTCTACGTCGTCGACCGCGCCCCGACGCCGACCGCCACGTTCGTGGGGGGCACCGCTTCCGGGGAGCAGCCGACGCGGCCGTCGGTGCCGACCCGGATTCGGGCGCTCCACCAGCGGGGGATCACGGGGGCGAACGCGACCGTGGGCATCGTCGTCGTTACCCGGATCAACGCGGATCATCCCGAGCTCCGGCCGCGGATCGTGGAGCGACGTTCCTTCCGACGGGATCCGGCGGGCCAACCACGTGGGAGGCACGGAACCGCTGCCGCGCTCACAGTCGCCGCAATCGCCCCCGACGCGGAGTTGCTCGTCGCGACGGTAGACACGCCGACCGACGCACGGCGAGCCATCGAGTGGCTCACGGCCCGGGGGACGGACGTACTGCTCGTGCCGGCGACGGTGCTTGGCGCTCCGGGTGACGGAACCGGAACGGTTGCCAGCGCCGTCGAACGGGCAGCCGACCGGGGGACGGTCGTGGTCGCGCCGACCGGGAACCTGGCGCGGAACCACTGGCAGGGCCGGCTCACCCCGACGCGGCGCGGGTTACACTCCTTCGGGGGAGACGTTCGGATGCGGCTGCTCCCGCCCGTCGGGGCCGGAACGCAGGCCGGCGGGCGGGTCCAGGCACGGCTGCGGTGGAACGGCTCGGCGTATCCACGGGATCTCACCCTGGAGCTGTACCGGTCCGGAGCGAGCGGGGTGACCCGGATCGCGACCTCGGAACGAACCCGGACCGGATCAGTTCGGGTCGAGCGGCTGGACGCCCGGGTCCGGCCCGGTGATCTGTTCGTGGCCGTCAGGCTCCCGAACCGGACCGTGCGACGGTTCGAACCGCTCCCGGTCCGGATCGAGGTCACGACCCGACGCCACCGGCTGCTGAACGCGACGCCCGCCGGGAGCGTCGCGTCGCCGGCGACGGCCCCGTCGGCGCTGTCTGTCGGGGCCGCAGCACCCGACGACGCGGGCCTCGCCCCGTACAGTTCCCGTGGACCGACTCCCGACGGTCGCCGGGGGGTCGACGTCGTGGCCCCACCGACCGTGTGGGCCGGCCCGCGGGACGGCACGTCCGCAGCGGCGGCGTACGCTGCCGGCGCGGCCGCGCTCATCATTTCCGAAGCCGACACGAGTTCCCCGGAACGGGTTATCACACTGCTCTGTGACACGGCAGTCGACGTTCCCCCGGCCGGAGCCGACGCCGAAAGCGGGTACGGCCGCCTCAACGCGACCGGCGCAGTGGAGCGGATCGAGGCGCCCAAAGGGCGAACCGAGGACAGCCAACCCCGGACGAAACCACACACACGATGTTAG
- a CDS encoding putative sugar nucleotidyl transferase produces the protein MEIMFADFAHDTLKPLTWTRSVIDVEVGGATLAEHAASRLPLATPVEVFVPEYLHKITTLNEDIYGLERRVVSSVPEGTVVWNPAVLPEGPVKPELASLSPGETLFDGNTIVAMVPDTTVDTHGELLTLAESYTRRTLEIDAVTVRFPWDLDRINGRLLRTEFGRQSSEVPTIDAEVEVLGDRSKLSVGSDVNVDPGVTFDTRNGPILISDGSKISANSRLEGPLYIGKHTKIGAGQSAVIHGNTHVGNVCRVGGEVENLIVHSFTNKYHYGFLGHSVVGSWVNVGAGTTNSDLKNTYGEVVVSHPTEGRQTAGTKVGATIGDHTKAGIQTSIHTGKQVGPCCSLIGRVSEDVPPFTWQDPSGASAERYDVDRAETHCSRMVTRREEHLPEGYARAQRALVRELGSLVLD, from the coding sequence ATGGAGATCATGTTTGCCGATTTCGCTCACGATACACTAAAGCCACTCACGTGGACACGGAGCGTAATCGATGTAGAAGTAGGCGGAGCGACGCTTGCCGAACACGCAGCCTCCCGCTTGCCTCTGGCTACTCCCGTTGAGGTGTTCGTTCCGGAGTATCTTCATAAGATTACGACCCTCAACGAGGACATCTACGGGTTGGAGCGTCGAGTGGTGTCAAGCGTCCCGGAGGGAACCGTGGTCTGGAATCCGGCTGTCCTCCCGGAGGGACCGGTCAAACCGGAGTTGGCATCGCTCTCCCCGGGCGAGACTCTCTTCGATGGGAACACGATTGTCGCGATGGTGCCTGATACGACCGTCGATACCCACGGCGAACTGCTCACACTCGCCGAGTCATATACCCGAAGAACGCTCGAAATTGATGCCGTCACGGTTCGGTTCCCGTGGGATCTTGACCGTATCAATGGCCGATTATTGAGAACGGAATTCGGACGTCAGTCGAGCGAGGTGCCAACTATCGATGCTGAGGTTGAGGTCCTCGGTGATCGGTCGAAGCTCTCAGTTGGAAGCGACGTAAACGTCGACCCCGGGGTAACGTTCGACACCCGAAACGGCCCAATCTTGATCAGCGACGGGTCGAAAATCAGTGCTAATAGTCGTCTCGAAGGCCCGCTTTACATTGGTAAACACACCAAGATCGGAGCCGGACAGAGCGCGGTGATCCACGGGAATACGCACGTCGGGAACGTCTGTCGGGTAGGGGGAGAGGTAGAGAACCTGATCGTACACTCATTTACCAACAAGTATCACTACGGGTTCTTAGGCCATTCTGTCGTCGGGAGTTGGGTCAATGTCGGTGCTGGGACGACGAACTCGGACCTGAAGAATACCTACGGTGAAGTCGTCGTAAGTCACCCAACCGAGGGAAGACAGACAGCGGGAACAAAGGTCGGAGCCACCATCGGTGATCACACGAAAGCCGGAATCCAAACATCAATTCACACCGGAAAGCAAGTCGGTCCTTGTTGTAGCCTTATCGGGCGAGTGAGCGAGGATGTGCCGCCGTTTACTTGGCAAGACCCATCGGGAGCCAGTGCGGAACGGTACGACGTCGACCGGGCCGAAACACACTGCAGCCGGATGGTCACACGACGGGAAGAGCACCTTCCGGAGGGATATGCTCGCGCCCAGCGAGCGCTCGTGCGGGAGCTCGGTTCGCTCGTTCTGGACTGA
- a CDS encoding PRC-barrel domain-containing protein, with the protein MDSVPLSSLSDSEVMLADGALLGTLDNITLNPATGDLEYLCIDPSGREPGVFPRMENDQIVVPVDRVEPGQEYLLVRPPD; encoded by the coding sequence ATGGATTCGGTCCCCCTCTCGTCGCTCAGCGACTCCGAGGTGATGCTGGCTGACGGCGCCCTGCTCGGGACGCTCGACAACATCACGCTGAACCCCGCAACCGGCGACCTCGAATACCTCTGTATCGACCCCAGCGGTCGGGAACCCGGCGTGTTCCCGCGGATGGAGAACGACCAGATCGTCGTCCCCGTCGACAGAGTCGAACCCGGACAGGAGTACCTGCTCGTCCGTCCGCCGGACTGA
- a CDS encoding TlpA family protein disulfide reductase gives MPSSKRRSFIGTVSTALALGLAGCSSVSSPDADPSREPTDAPGGTPDESDPLALPSVVTREGFPDGDVVLKPEGTVVLLNFFTTWCRPCQEEMPAFRRLRAAYDPERLHMVSITPEVDETLVREFWREYDGTWPVVTDPALVATERWNANSYPTNLVFDTDGTPARGDTPAVRARTFDEFAAIIDPLLRES, from the coding sequence ATGCCCTCCAGCAAGCGCCGATCGTTCATCGGAACCGTGAGCACCGCGCTCGCACTCGGCCTCGCCGGGTGTAGTAGCGTGTCCTCGCCCGACGCCGATCCATCCCGCGAACCCACGGACGCCCCGGGCGGAACCCCCGACGAGTCCGACCCGCTCGCGTTACCGTCGGTGGTTACGCGTGAGGGATTCCCCGACGGGGACGTGGTTCTCAAACCGGAGGGGACGGTCGTGCTGTTGAACTTCTTCACGACGTGGTGTCGGCCGTGTCAGGAGGAGATGCCCGCGTTCCGGCGGCTGCGTGCGGCGTACGACCCGGAACGGCTGCATATGGTTTCGATCACGCCGGAAGTGGACGAGACGCTCGTCCGGGAGTTCTGGCGCGAGTACGACGGCACGTGGCCGGTCGTCACCGACCCGGCCCTGGTCGCGACCGAGCGGTGGAACGCGAACAGCTATCCCACGAACCTCGTGTTCGATACCGACGGGACGCCCGCACGCGGGGACACTCCGGCGGTGCGAGCCCGCACGTTCGACGAGTTCGCGGCGATCATCGATCCGCTTCTCCGGGAATCGTAG
- a CDS encoding ArsR/SmtB family transcription factor: MLDELTRSEEPPAIDAEPKVVTFGSEDTAVVFDALGSETSRELYRELLAEPRTASELAEAVDTSIQTVSYHLDRLQEANLIEEGATRYSDRGREMVVWVPVSRGILVTDAEERDHLRERVAAVLGLAVGAAVVSAGVRVLARRVVRPSTRLDPASLPADPSPGENLLLWALTTAGSVDLGIGLFLGGLAVLLAKWRYE; the protein is encoded by the coding sequence ATGTTAGACGAATTAACGCGATCGGAGGAACCGCCAGCGATCGACGCCGAACCGAAGGTCGTCACCTTCGGGAGCGAGGACACCGCCGTCGTCTTCGACGCGCTCGGCTCCGAGACGAGCCGGGAGCTGTACCGGGAACTCCTGGCCGAGCCGCGGACCGCATCGGAGCTCGCCGAGGCGGTCGACACGTCGATCCAGACGGTCAGCTACCACCTCGACCGCCTCCAGGAGGCGAACCTGATCGAGGAGGGAGCGACGCGCTACTCCGACCGCGGTCGGGAGATGGTCGTCTGGGTACCGGTCTCGCGGGGGATTCTGGTGACCGACGCCGAGGAACGGGATCACCTCCGGGAGCGGGTCGCCGCGGTGCTCGGCCTCGCTGTCGGCGCAGCCGTCGTCAGCGCCGGCGTGAGGGTGCTGGCTCGGCGGGTCGTTCGCCCGTCGACCAGGCTCGATCCCGCGAGCCTGCCGGCCGATCCGTCCCCGGGCGAGAACCTGTTGTTGTGGGCGCTGACGACTGCCGGAAGCGTCGACCTCGGGATCGGACTGTTCCTCGGTGGACTGGCGGTACTGCTGGCGAAGTGGAGGTACGAGTGA
- a CDS encoding AIM24 family protein, whose protein sequence is MDLQEFAQSNTPTEGGDGFRKANNRLLDIPVDGSVMVKAGSMVAYTGEMTFTGKSSAEGGLTGFVKEAVSGEGTPVMEAAGHGHLYVAEQGKKVQVLDLQKEESISINGDDVLAFADSIDYEINTVGSLSGMAAGGLTNVYLSGPGEIALTTHGDPVVLTPPVFTDPDATVAWSANLSPSIEVNKALEIGQTSGESIQMEFTGSEGFVVVQPNEEGSVTQSQNQ, encoded by the coding sequence ATGGACCTACAGGAGTTCGCGCAATCGAACACCCCGACTGAGGGTGGAGACGGCTTCCGGAAGGCGAACAACAGACTCCTCGACATCCCGGTCGACGGATCGGTGATGGTCAAAGCCGGGTCGATGGTCGCATACACCGGCGAGATGACCTTCACCGGGAAGTCGTCGGCGGAGGGCGGCCTCACCGGGTTCGTGAAGGAGGCCGTCAGCGGCGAGGGAACGCCGGTGATGGAAGCCGCGGGACACGGCCACCTGTACGTGGCCGAGCAGGGCAAGAAAGTCCAGGTCCTCGACCTTCAAAAGGAGGAGTCGATTTCGATCAACGGCGACGACGTCCTCGCCTTCGCGGACAGCATCGACTACGAGATCAACACGGTCGGGAGCCTGTCCGGGATGGCCGCCGGCGGGTTGACGAACGTCTACCTCTCGGGCCCCGGTGAGATCGCGCTCACGACCCACGGCGACCCGGTCGTCCTGACGCCGCCGGTCTTCACCGATCCCGATGCGACCGTCGCCTGGAGCGCGAACCTCTCCCCGTCGATCGAGGTGAACAAGGCGCTCGAGATCGGGCAGACGTCCGGCGAATCGATCCAGATGGAGTTCACCGGGTCCGAGGGGTTCGTCGTCGTCCAACCCAACGAGGAGGGCTCCGTCACGCAGAGCCAGAACCAGTAA
- a CDS encoding cytochrome c biogenesis CcdA family protein → MTGPALLGLSFSAGVATFFAPCAFPLLPGYLSYFVSDTVSQSDGGRATVDTPASTADSGGLVARVRRPLARAALLSALAGLGMTVVYVGLAGTAAFLGAQVLADVAVLEVVVGSVFLVAGGATAAGWKPSRPTVRLPARERSLAGFFLFGVLYAAAAAGCTAPLFIAVVLQGISAGPVLGVGAVVSYALGMGTVLAAVTAATALGGVSITTALSAYTGRIYRVAGGLLAASGIAEIYYFFYGFPEVIPQ, encoded by the coding sequence ATGACCGGTCCCGCGCTGCTCGGACTGTCCTTCTCCGCCGGCGTCGCCACGTTCTTCGCCCCGTGTGCGTTCCCGCTGCTCCCGGGGTATCTCTCGTATTTCGTGAGCGATACGGTGTCGCAATCCGACGGCGGCCGGGCGACGGTCGACACCCCGGCTTCGACGGCGGACTCCGGTGGGCTCGTCGCACGGGTCCGTCGGCCGCTTGCCCGTGCCGCGTTGCTGAGTGCGCTCGCGGGCCTCGGGATGACCGTCGTGTACGTCGGGCTGGCGGGGACGGCCGCGTTCCTCGGCGCGCAGGTCCTCGCGGACGTCGCCGTCCTCGAAGTCGTCGTCGGCAGCGTGTTCCTGGTCGCCGGCGGGGCGACGGCAGCCGGGTGGAAGCCGTCCCGGCCGACTGTCCGGCTGCCCGCACGGGAGCGGTCGCTCGCGGGCTTTTTCCTGTTCGGCGTGCTGTACGCGGCGGCTGCGGCCGGCTGTACCGCGCCGCTTTTCATCGCGGTCGTCCTGCAGGGGATCTCGGCCGGCCCGGTGCTCGGCGTCGGCGCCGTGGTGTCGTACGCGCTCGGGATGGGAACGGTCCTGGCCGCGGTCACGGCCGCGACTGCGCTCGGCGGTGTCTCGATCACTACCGCCCTGAGCGCGTACACGGGGCGGATCTACCGGGTCGCCGGCGGACTGCTCGCGGCATCGGGTATCGCTGAGATCTACTACTTCTTCTACGGGTTCCCCGAGGTGATCCCGCAGTGA